A genomic window from Phocoena sinus isolate mPhoSin1 chromosome 20, mPhoSin1.pri, whole genome shotgun sequence includes:
- the MINK1 gene encoding misshapen-like kinase 1 isoform X1 encodes MGDPAPARSLDDIDLSALRDPAGIFELVEVVGNGTYGQVYKGRHVKTGQLAAIKVMDVTEDEEEEIKQEINMLKKYSHHRNIATYYGAFIKKSPPGNDDQLWLVMEFCGAGSVTDLVKNTKGNALKEDCIAYICREILRGLAHLHAHKVIHRDIKGQNVLLTENAEVKLVDFGVSAQLDRTVGRRNTFIGTPYWMAPEVIACDENPDATYDYRSDIWSLGITAIEMAEGAPPLCDMHPMRALFLIPRNPPPRLKSKKWSKKFIDFIDTCLIKTYLSRPPTEQLLKFPFIRDQPTERQVRIQLKDHIDRSRKKRGEKEETEYEYSGSEEEDDSHGEEGEPSSIMNVPGESTLRREFLRLQQENKSNSEALKQQQQLQQQQQRDPEAHIKHLLHQRQRRIEEQKEERRRVEEQQRREREQRKLQEKEQQRRREDMQALRREEERRQAEREQEYIRHRLEEEQRQLEILQQQLLQEQALLLEYKRKQLEEQRQSERLQRQLQQEHAYLKSLQQQQQQVLPGDRKPLYHYGRGINPADKPAWAREVEERTRMNKQQNSPLAKTRPGSTGPEPPVPHASPGPPGPLSQTPPMQRPVEPQEGPHKSLVAHRVPLKPYAAPVPRSQSLQDQPTRNLAAFPASHDPDPAVPAPTATPSTRGGVVRQNSDPTSEGPGPSPNPPAWVRPDNEAPPKVPQRTSSIATALNTSGAGGSRPAQAVRARPRSNSAWQIYLQRRAERGNPKPPGPPAQPPGPPNACSNPDLRRSDPGWERSDSVLPASHGHLPQAGSLERNRVGASKLDSSPVLSPGSKAKPDDHRSRPGRPASYKRAIGEDFVLLKERTLDEAPRPPKKAMDYSSSSEEVESSEDDEEESNGEPSEGSRDTPGGRSDGDTDSVSTMVVHDVEEIAGTQTPYGGGTMVVQRTPEEERSLLHADSNGYTNLPDVVQPSHSPTESSKGQSPPLKDGGSDYQSRGLVKAPGKSSFTMFVDLGIYQPGGSGDTIPITALVGGEGSRLDQLQYDVRKGSVVNVNPTNTRAHSETPEIRKYKKRFNSEILCAALWGVNLLVGTENGLMLLDRSGQGKVYGLIGRRRFQQMDVLEGLNLLITISGKRNKLRVYYLSWLRNKILHNDPEVEKKQGWTTVGDMEGCGHYRVVKYERIKFLVIALKNSVEVYAWAPKPYHKFMAFKSFADLPHRPLLVDLTVEEGQRLKVIYGSSAGFHAVDVDSGNSYDIYIPVHIQSQITPHAIIFLPNTDGMEMLLCYEDEGVYVNTYGRIIKDVVLQWGEMPTSVAYICSNQIMGWGEKAIEIRSVETGHLDGVFMHKRAQRLKFLCERNDKVFFASVRSGGSSQVYFMTLNRNCIMNW; translated from the exons gACCCTGCTGGAATCTTTGAGCTGGTGGAGGTGGTCGGCAATGGAACCTACGGGCAGGTGTACAAG GGTCGGCATGTCAAGACCGGGCAGCTGGCTGCCATCAAGGTCATGGATGTCACGGAG GATGAGGAGGAAGAGATCAAGCAGGAGATCAACATGTTGAAAAAATACTCTCACCACCGCAACATCGCCACCTACTACGGGGCCTTCATCAAGAAGAGCCCCCCTGGGAACGACGACCAGCTCTGG CTGGTGATGGAGTTCTGTGGTGCTGGTTCTGTGACAGACCTGGTGAAGAACACGAAAGGGAACGCCCTGAAGGAGGACTGTATCGCCTACATCTGCAGGGAGATTCTCCGG GGTCTGGCCCATCTCCACGCCCACAAGGTGATCCACCGAGACATCAAGGGGCAGAATGTGCTGCTGACGGAGAACGCCGAGGTCAAGCTAG TGGATTTCGGGGTGAGCGCGCAGCTGGACCGCACTGTGGGCAGGCGGAACACTTTCATCGGGACCCCCTACTGGATGGCCCCCGAGGTCATTGCTTGCGATGAGAACCCTGATGCCACCTACGATTACAGG AGTGACATTTGGTCTTTAGGAATCACAGCCATCGAGATGGCAGAGGGAGCCCCCC CTCTGTGTGACATGCACCCCATGCGAGCCCTCTTCCTCATCCCCCGGAACCCGCCACCCAGGCTCAAGTCCAAGAAATG GTCTAAGAAGTTCATCGACTTCATTGACACGTGTCTCATCAAGACTTACCTGAGCCGCCCACCGACGGAGCAGCTGCTCAAGTTCCCGTTCATCCGTGACCAGCCCACCGAGCGGCAGGTCCGCATCCAGCTCAAGGACCACATTGACCGATCCCGGAAGAAACGAGGCGAGAAAG AGGAGACAGAATACGAGTACAGTGGCAGCGAAGAGGAAGACGACAGCcatggagaggaaggagagccAAG CTCCATCATGAATGTGCCGGGGGAGTCGACCCTCCGCCGGGAATTCCTCCGGCTCCAGCAGGAGAACAAGAGCAACTCTGAGGCtttaaagcagcagcagcagctgcagcagcagcaacagcgaGACCCAGAGGCGCACATCAAGCACCTGCTGCACCAGCGGCAGCGGCGCATAGAGGAGCAGAAGGAAGAGCGGCGGCGGGTGGAGGAG CAACAGCGGCGGGAGCGGGAGCAGCGGAAGCTGCAGGAGAAGGAGCAGCAGCGGCGGCGCGAGGACATGCAGGCCCTGCGGCGGGAGGAGGAGAGGCGGCAGGCCGAGCGGGAGCAG gAGTATATCCGTCACAGGCTAGAGGAGGAGCAGCGACAGCTCGAGATCCTTCAGCAACAGCTGCTCCAGGAACAGGCCCTACTGCTG GAATACAAGAGGAAGCAGCTGGAGGAGCAGCGGCAGTCGGAGCGCCTGCAGAGGCAGCTGCAGCAGGAGCACGCCTACCTCAAgtccctgcagcagcagcagcagcaggtccTGCCCGGGGACCGGAAGCCCCTGTACCACTACGGCCGGGGCATCAACCCCGCCGACAAACCGGCCTGGGCCCGAGAG GTAGAAGAGAGAACGAGGATGAACAAGCAGCAGAACTCTCCCTTGGCCAAGACCAGGCCAGGCAGCACAGGGCCTGAGCCCCCTGTCCCCCACGCCTCCCCTGGGCCCCCAGGACCCCTTTCCCAAACTCCTCCTATGCAGAGGCCGGTGGAGCCCCAGGAGGGACCACACAAG AGCCTGGTGGCACACCGGGTCCCACTGAAGCCATATGCAGCGCCTGTACCCCGATCCCAGTCCCTGCAGGACCAGCCCACCCGAAACCTGGCTGCCTTCCCAGCCTCACACGACCCCGACCCTGCCGTGCCCGCACCCACTGCCACGCCTAGTACCCGAGGAGGCGTCGTCCGCCAGAACTCAGACCCCACTTCCGAAGGGCCTGGCCCCAGCCCGAACCCCCCAGCCTGGGTCCGGCCTGATAATGAGGCCCCTCCCAAG gTGCCTCAGAGGACCTCATCTATCGCCACTGCCCTTAACACCAGTGGGGCTGGAGGGTCCCGGCCAGCCCAGGCTGTCCGTGCCAG ACCTCGCAGCAACTCCGCCTGGCAAATCTATCTGCAAAGGCGGGCAGAGCGGGGCAACCCCAAGCCTCCAGGGCCCCCTGCTCAGCCCCCTGGCCCGCCCAACGCTTGTAG TAACCCTGACCTCAGGAGGAGCGACCCTGGCTGGGAGCGCTCCGACAGCGTCCTCCCCGCCTCTCACGGGCACCTCCCCCAGGCTGGCTCACTGGAGCGGAACCGGGTGGGAG CCTCCAAACTGGACAGCTCCCCCGTGCTCTCCCCTGGGAGCAAAGCCAAGCCCGATGACCACCGCTCGCGGCCAGGCCGGCCCGCA AGCTATAAGCGAGCCATTGGTGAG GATTTTGTGTTGCTGAAAGAGCGGACCCTGGACGAGGCCCCCCGGCCTCCCAAGAAGGCCATGGACTACTCGTCGTCCAGCGAGGAGGTGGAGAGCAGCGAGGACGACGAGGAGGAGAGCAACGGCGAACCGTCGGAGGGGAGCAGAGATACCCCTGGGGGCCG CAGCGATGGAGACACAGACAGCGTCAGCACCATGGTGGTCCATGACGTGGAGGAGATAGCCGGGACCCAGACCCCCTATGGGGGTGGCACCATGGTGGTCCAGCGC ACCCCTGAAGAGGAGCGAAGCCTGCTGCATGCTGATAGCAACGGTTACACAAACCTGCCAGATGTGGTCCAACCCAGCCACTCGCCCACCGAGAGCAGCAAAGGTCAAAGCCCCCCCTTGAAGGATGGAGGCAGTGAT TACCAGTCTCGTGGGCTGGTAAAGGCCCCTGGCAAGAGCTCGTTCACGATGTTTGTGGACCTGGGGATCTACCAGCCTGGAGGCAGTGGGGACACCATCCCCATCACAG CCCTGGTGGGTGGAGAGGGCAGTCGGCTCGATCAGCTGCAGTATGACGTGAGGAAAGGCTCTGTGGTCAACGTGAACCCCACCAACACCCGGGCCCACAGCGAAACCCCCGAGATTCGGAAGTACAAGAAGCGGTTCAATTCCGAGATCCTCTGTGCGGCCCTTTGGG GGGTCAACCTGCTGGTGGGCACAGAGAACGGGCTGATGTTGCTGGACCGAAGTGGGCAGGGCAAGGTGTATGGACTCATCGGGCGGCGACGCTTCCAGCAAATGGATGTGCTGGAGGGACTCAACTTGCTCATCACCATCTCAG ggaaaaggaacaaactgcGGGTATATTACTTGTCCTGGCTCCGGAACAAGATCCTGCACAATGACCCAGAAGTGGAGAAGAAGCAGGGCTGGACCACTGTGGGGGACATGGAGGGCTGCGGGCACTACCGTGTTG TGAAATATGAACGCATCAAATTCCTGGTCATTGCCCTGAAGAACTCTGTGGAGGTGTATGCTTGGGCCCCCAAACCTTACCACAAATTCATGGCTTTCAAG TCCTTTGCTGACCTCCCACACCGCCCTTTGCTGGTGGACCTGACGGTAGAGGAGGGACAGAGGCTCAAGGTCATCTATGGCTCCAGCGCCGGCTTCCATGCTGTGGATGTCGACTCGGGGAACAGCTATGACATCTACATCCCTGTGCAC ATCCAGAGCCAGATCACGCCCCACGccatcatcttcctccccaacacGGATGGCATGGAGATGCTGCTGTGCTATGAGGATGAGGGCGTCTATGTCAACACGTATGGGCGGATCATTAAGGACGTGGTGCTGCAGTGGGGAGAGATGCCCACCTCTGTGG CCTATATCTGCTCCAACCAGATCATGGGCTGGGGCGAGAAAGCCATTGAGATCCGCTCCGTGGAGACGGGCCACCTAGACGGGGTCTTCATGCACAAACGAGCCCAGAGGCTCAAGTTCCTGTGTGAGCGGAATGACAAG GTGTTTTTTGCCTCAGTCCGCTCCGGGGGCAGCAGCCAAGTTTACTTCATGACCCTGAACCGTAACTGCATCATGAACTGGTGA
- the MINK1 gene encoding misshapen-like kinase 1 isoform X4, giving the protein MGDPAPARSLDDIDLSALRDPAGIFELVEVVGNGTYGQVYKGRHVKTGQLAAIKVMDVTEDEEEEIKQEINMLKKYSHHRNIATYYGAFIKKSPPGNDDQLWLVMEFCGAGSVTDLVKNTKGNALKEDCIAYICREILRGLAHLHAHKVIHRDIKGQNVLLTENAEVKLVDFGVSAQLDRTVGRRNTFIGTPYWMAPEVIACDENPDATYDYRSDIWSLGITAIEMAEGAPPLCDMHPMRALFLIPRNPPPRLKSKKWSKKFIDFIDTCLIKTYLSRPPTEQLLKFPFIRDQPTERQVRIQLKDHIDRSRKKRGEKEETEYEYSGSEEEDDSHGEEGEPSSIMNVPGESTLRREFLRLQQENKSNSEALKQQQQLQQQQQRDPEAHIKHLLHQRQRRIEEQKEERRRVEEQQRREREQRKLQEKEQQRRREDMQALRREEERRQAEREQEYIRHRLEEEQRQLEILQQQLLQEQALLLEYKRKQLEEQRQSERLQRQLQQEHAYLKSLQQQQQQVLPGDRKPLYHYGRGINPADKPAWAREVEERTRMNKQQNSPLAKTRPGSTGPEPPVPHASPGPPGPLSQTPPMQRPVEPQEGPHKSLQDQPTRNLAAFPASHDPDPAVPAPTATPSTRGGVVRQNSDPTSEGPGPSPNPPAWVRPDNEAPPKVPQRTSSIATALNTSGAGGSRPAQAVRARPRSNSAWQIYLQRRAERGNPKPPGPPAQPPGPPNACSNPDLRRSDPGWERSDSVLPASHGHLPQAGSLERNRVGASKLDSSPVLSPGSKAKPDDHRSRPGRPASYKRAIGEDFVLLKERTLDEAPRPPKKAMDYSSSSEEVESSEDDEEESNGEPSEGSRDTPGGRSDGDTDSVSTMVVHDVEEIAGTQTPYGGGTMVVQRTPEEERSLLHADSNGYTNLPDVVQPSHSPTESSKGQSPPLKDGGSDYQSRGLVKAPGKSSFTMFVDLGIYQPGGSGDTIPITALVGGEGSRLDQLQYDVRKGSVVNVNPTNTRAHSETPEIRKYKKRFNSEILCAALWGVNLLVGTENGLMLLDRSGQGKVYGLIGRRRFQQMDVLEGLNLLITISGKRNKLRVYYLSWLRNKILHNDPEVEKKQGWTTVGDMEGCGHYRVVKYERIKFLVIALKNSVEVYAWAPKPYHKFMAFKSFADLPHRPLLVDLTVEEGQRLKVIYGSSAGFHAVDVDSGNSYDIYIPVHIQSQITPHAIIFLPNTDGMEMLLCYEDEGVYVNTYGRIIKDVVLQWGEMPTSVAYICSNQIMGWGEKAIEIRSVETGHLDGVFMHKRAQRLKFLCERNDKVFFASVRSGGSSQVYFMTLNRNCIMNW; this is encoded by the exons gACCCTGCTGGAATCTTTGAGCTGGTGGAGGTGGTCGGCAATGGAACCTACGGGCAGGTGTACAAG GGTCGGCATGTCAAGACCGGGCAGCTGGCTGCCATCAAGGTCATGGATGTCACGGAG GATGAGGAGGAAGAGATCAAGCAGGAGATCAACATGTTGAAAAAATACTCTCACCACCGCAACATCGCCACCTACTACGGGGCCTTCATCAAGAAGAGCCCCCCTGGGAACGACGACCAGCTCTGG CTGGTGATGGAGTTCTGTGGTGCTGGTTCTGTGACAGACCTGGTGAAGAACACGAAAGGGAACGCCCTGAAGGAGGACTGTATCGCCTACATCTGCAGGGAGATTCTCCGG GGTCTGGCCCATCTCCACGCCCACAAGGTGATCCACCGAGACATCAAGGGGCAGAATGTGCTGCTGACGGAGAACGCCGAGGTCAAGCTAG TGGATTTCGGGGTGAGCGCGCAGCTGGACCGCACTGTGGGCAGGCGGAACACTTTCATCGGGACCCCCTACTGGATGGCCCCCGAGGTCATTGCTTGCGATGAGAACCCTGATGCCACCTACGATTACAGG AGTGACATTTGGTCTTTAGGAATCACAGCCATCGAGATGGCAGAGGGAGCCCCCC CTCTGTGTGACATGCACCCCATGCGAGCCCTCTTCCTCATCCCCCGGAACCCGCCACCCAGGCTCAAGTCCAAGAAATG GTCTAAGAAGTTCATCGACTTCATTGACACGTGTCTCATCAAGACTTACCTGAGCCGCCCACCGACGGAGCAGCTGCTCAAGTTCCCGTTCATCCGTGACCAGCCCACCGAGCGGCAGGTCCGCATCCAGCTCAAGGACCACATTGACCGATCCCGGAAGAAACGAGGCGAGAAAG AGGAGACAGAATACGAGTACAGTGGCAGCGAAGAGGAAGACGACAGCcatggagaggaaggagagccAAG CTCCATCATGAATGTGCCGGGGGAGTCGACCCTCCGCCGGGAATTCCTCCGGCTCCAGCAGGAGAACAAGAGCAACTCTGAGGCtttaaagcagcagcagcagctgcagcagcagcaacagcgaGACCCAGAGGCGCACATCAAGCACCTGCTGCACCAGCGGCAGCGGCGCATAGAGGAGCAGAAGGAAGAGCGGCGGCGGGTGGAGGAG CAACAGCGGCGGGAGCGGGAGCAGCGGAAGCTGCAGGAGAAGGAGCAGCAGCGGCGGCGCGAGGACATGCAGGCCCTGCGGCGGGAGGAGGAGAGGCGGCAGGCCGAGCGGGAGCAG gAGTATATCCGTCACAGGCTAGAGGAGGAGCAGCGACAGCTCGAGATCCTTCAGCAACAGCTGCTCCAGGAACAGGCCCTACTGCTG GAATACAAGAGGAAGCAGCTGGAGGAGCAGCGGCAGTCGGAGCGCCTGCAGAGGCAGCTGCAGCAGGAGCACGCCTACCTCAAgtccctgcagcagcagcagcagcaggtccTGCCCGGGGACCGGAAGCCCCTGTACCACTACGGCCGGGGCATCAACCCCGCCGACAAACCGGCCTGGGCCCGAGAG GTAGAAGAGAGAACGAGGATGAACAAGCAGCAGAACTCTCCCTTGGCCAAGACCAGGCCAGGCAGCACAGGGCCTGAGCCCCCTGTCCCCCACGCCTCCCCTGGGCCCCCAGGACCCCTTTCCCAAACTCCTCCTATGCAGAGGCCGGTGGAGCCCCAGGAGGGACCACACAAG TCCCTGCAGGACCAGCCCACCCGAAACCTGGCTGCCTTCCCAGCCTCACACGACCCCGACCCTGCCGTGCCCGCACCCACTGCCACGCCTAGTACCCGAGGAGGCGTCGTCCGCCAGAACTCAGACCCCACTTCCGAAGGGCCTGGCCCCAGCCCGAACCCCCCAGCCTGGGTCCGGCCTGATAATGAGGCCCCTCCCAAG gTGCCTCAGAGGACCTCATCTATCGCCACTGCCCTTAACACCAGTGGGGCTGGAGGGTCCCGGCCAGCCCAGGCTGTCCGTGCCAG ACCTCGCAGCAACTCCGCCTGGCAAATCTATCTGCAAAGGCGGGCAGAGCGGGGCAACCCCAAGCCTCCAGGGCCCCCTGCTCAGCCCCCTGGCCCGCCCAACGCTTGTAG TAACCCTGACCTCAGGAGGAGCGACCCTGGCTGGGAGCGCTCCGACAGCGTCCTCCCCGCCTCTCACGGGCACCTCCCCCAGGCTGGCTCACTGGAGCGGAACCGGGTGGGAG CCTCCAAACTGGACAGCTCCCCCGTGCTCTCCCCTGGGAGCAAAGCCAAGCCCGATGACCACCGCTCGCGGCCAGGCCGGCCCGCA AGCTATAAGCGAGCCATTGGTGAG GATTTTGTGTTGCTGAAAGAGCGGACCCTGGACGAGGCCCCCCGGCCTCCCAAGAAGGCCATGGACTACTCGTCGTCCAGCGAGGAGGTGGAGAGCAGCGAGGACGACGAGGAGGAGAGCAACGGCGAACCGTCGGAGGGGAGCAGAGATACCCCTGGGGGCCG CAGCGATGGAGACACAGACAGCGTCAGCACCATGGTGGTCCATGACGTGGAGGAGATAGCCGGGACCCAGACCCCCTATGGGGGTGGCACCATGGTGGTCCAGCGC ACCCCTGAAGAGGAGCGAAGCCTGCTGCATGCTGATAGCAACGGTTACACAAACCTGCCAGATGTGGTCCAACCCAGCCACTCGCCCACCGAGAGCAGCAAAGGTCAAAGCCCCCCCTTGAAGGATGGAGGCAGTGAT TACCAGTCTCGTGGGCTGGTAAAGGCCCCTGGCAAGAGCTCGTTCACGATGTTTGTGGACCTGGGGATCTACCAGCCTGGAGGCAGTGGGGACACCATCCCCATCACAG CCCTGGTGGGTGGAGAGGGCAGTCGGCTCGATCAGCTGCAGTATGACGTGAGGAAAGGCTCTGTGGTCAACGTGAACCCCACCAACACCCGGGCCCACAGCGAAACCCCCGAGATTCGGAAGTACAAGAAGCGGTTCAATTCCGAGATCCTCTGTGCGGCCCTTTGGG GGGTCAACCTGCTGGTGGGCACAGAGAACGGGCTGATGTTGCTGGACCGAAGTGGGCAGGGCAAGGTGTATGGACTCATCGGGCGGCGACGCTTCCAGCAAATGGATGTGCTGGAGGGACTCAACTTGCTCATCACCATCTCAG ggaaaaggaacaaactgcGGGTATATTACTTGTCCTGGCTCCGGAACAAGATCCTGCACAATGACCCAGAAGTGGAGAAGAAGCAGGGCTGGACCACTGTGGGGGACATGGAGGGCTGCGGGCACTACCGTGTTG TGAAATATGAACGCATCAAATTCCTGGTCATTGCCCTGAAGAACTCTGTGGAGGTGTATGCTTGGGCCCCCAAACCTTACCACAAATTCATGGCTTTCAAG TCCTTTGCTGACCTCCCACACCGCCCTTTGCTGGTGGACCTGACGGTAGAGGAGGGACAGAGGCTCAAGGTCATCTATGGCTCCAGCGCCGGCTTCCATGCTGTGGATGTCGACTCGGGGAACAGCTATGACATCTACATCCCTGTGCAC ATCCAGAGCCAGATCACGCCCCACGccatcatcttcctccccaacacGGATGGCATGGAGATGCTGCTGTGCTATGAGGATGAGGGCGTCTATGTCAACACGTATGGGCGGATCATTAAGGACGTGGTGCTGCAGTGGGGAGAGATGCCCACCTCTGTGG CCTATATCTGCTCCAACCAGATCATGGGCTGGGGCGAGAAAGCCATTGAGATCCGCTCCGTGGAGACGGGCCACCTAGACGGGGTCTTCATGCACAAACGAGCCCAGAGGCTCAAGTTCCTGTGTGAGCGGAATGACAAG GTGTTTTTTGCCTCAGTCCGCTCCGGGGGCAGCAGCCAAGTTTACTTCATGACCCTGAACCGTAACTGCATCATGAACTGGTGA